The Algoriphagus sanaruensis genome window below encodes:
- a CDS encoding PPK2 family polyphosphate kinase — protein MMNKKLTETRLKEMSDLELIRRAKQFCRKYEVRDGADFELKKAVTKPPKDFSKEDLPLVKEALEQGKSALSKLQEVLYAQDKWSLLVIFQAMDAAGKDSSIKHVLSGINPQGCQVTSFKAPNSEELDHDFLWRCNKALPERGRIGIFNRSYYEEVLVVRIHPEFLEKQKLPQSLITEHIWEERLEDIRHYEKYLNRNGTKVLKIFLNVSKEVQKKRFIERIEEKEKNWKFNSGDIEERKHWEEYMSAYQEAIRATSTLDSPWYVIPADNKSYARIAVASAIIKALDEMKLKLPKLSNSEQEKLQDYKKILLEEK, from the coding sequence ATGATGAATAAAAAACTCACTGAAACCCGTCTCAAAGAAATGTCGGATCTGGAATTGATCCGTCGGGCAAAACAATTTTGCAGGAAATATGAAGTGAGGGACGGAGCGGACTTTGAACTGAAAAAAGCAGTAACTAAGCCGCCTAAGGATTTTAGTAAGGAGGATTTACCCTTGGTAAAAGAGGCCTTAGAACAGGGTAAATCTGCCCTTTCCAAACTGCAAGAGGTGCTTTATGCGCAGGATAAATGGTCCCTTTTGGTCATTTTTCAAGCTATGGATGCGGCTGGAAAAGACAGCAGCATCAAACACGTCCTCTCAGGAATTAATCCTCAAGGCTGTCAAGTCACCTCCTTTAAGGCTCCGAACTCGGAGGAATTGGACCATGACTTTCTCTGGAGATGCAATAAAGCCCTGCCTGAGCGGGGTAGAATTGGAATTTTTAACCGCTCCTATTACGAGGAGGTATTGGTGGTGCGGATTCACCCGGAATTTCTCGAAAAGCAAAAACTACCTCAAAGCCTAATCACAGAACACATTTGGGAAGAACGATTGGAGGACATCCGACACTACGAAAAATACCTCAACCGCAACGGAACGAAAGTGCTTAAGATCTTCCTGAATGTATCCAAGGAAGTTCAAAAAAAGCGGTTTATCGAACGAATCGAAGAGAAGGAAAAGAATTGGAAATTTAACTCGGGCGATATCGAAGAGCGGAAACATTGGGAAGAATACATGAGCGCTTATCAAGAAGCTATCCGCGCTACCTCCACCCTAGATAGCCCTTGGTATGTCATCCCCGCGGACAATAAATCCTATGCTCGGATTGCTGTGGCATCTGCCATCATCAAGGCTTTGGATGAGATGAAACTCAAACTCCCTAAACTTTCAAATTCCGAGCAGGAGAAGCTTCAGGATTACAAGAAAATCTTATTGGAAGAAAAATAA
- a CDS encoding FkbM family methyltransferase, whose product MFRKLLLPLVGNRHFFPFSYWILRQARTLAFGNLWDFHTNGELEAVTFSNQRFPIRVLVDVGANTGAYFQAVSPLFTDQSTEFHLFEPSPQTFSQLVQASDQGRKVIKNQLALGKSSSKKVPFFNHPNPVYSGFHSDHLSESKAIEVEMTTLDLYATNHEINQIDFLKLDVEGHEFDVLLGAKTLLEEGKIKAIQFEFGVNNLQSRTYFKDFFDLLSPDFDLFLIQRGGLIHLPTYEFELEAFGKVSNFLAIQKSIPQS is encoded by the coding sequence ATGTTTCGGAAATTGCTACTTCCCTTGGTTGGCAATAGGCATTTCTTTCCTTTTAGTTATTGGATTTTACGTCAGGCCAGAACCCTCGCTTTTGGAAATCTCTGGGATTTCCACACCAATGGAGAACTAGAGGCTGTTACCTTTTCCAATCAACGTTTTCCTATCCGTGTTTTGGTAGATGTAGGAGCCAATACTGGAGCGTATTTTCAGGCAGTCAGCCCACTCTTCACCGATCAATCGACCGAATTCCATCTGTTTGAGCCCTCTCCACAGACATTTTCTCAATTAGTCCAAGCCTCGGATCAGGGTAGAAAGGTGATAAAAAATCAACTTGCCTTAGGCAAATCTAGCAGTAAAAAGGTGCCGTTTTTCAATCATCCAAATCCCGTCTATTCGGGATTTCATTCTGACCATTTAAGTGAAAGTAAGGCCATCGAGGTGGAAATGACCACTCTAGATCTGTATGCAACAAATCATGAGATCAATCAAATTGACTTCTTGAAATTGGATGTAGAAGGCCACGAGTTTGATGTGCTGCTAGGAGCAAAAACCCTCCTGGAAGAAGGGAAAATTAAGGCGATTCAATTTGAATTTGGCGTTAACAATCTCCAATCAAGGACGTATTTCAAGGATTTTTTTGACCTGCTTTCACCCGACTTTGACCTATTCTTGATTCAGCGTGGAGGATTGATTCACCTCCCTACTTATGAATTTGAATTGGAAGCCTTTGGGAAAGTTTCGAATTTTCTCGCAATCCAAAAATCTATCCCTCAAAGCTGA
- a CDS encoding glycosyltransferase family 2 protein — protein MHPQPLVSVVIPCYNQEKYLKETVESVLKSSYTSFEILIVNDGSTDHSLALAQNLADQHSSICVLSFENGGVAKARNLGIQAAKGSYILPLDGDDLIHENYIEEAVKILEQKPSSKVVYCQAVKFNEQGQKPWKLKPYSRYQLARDNMIFVAALFRKSDWEKVGGFSEDMKMGREDWEFWIKMLKDGGEVYQLPFVGFYYRLTPTSKRKKTGTSQKKRERIAYLNAKHNDFFQEQLNGPLRIQRTWSKPYNTLMRWLGLL, from the coding sequence ATGCATCCCCAGCCGCTCGTTTCTGTTGTCATTCCCTGTTACAACCAGGAAAAATACCTGAAAGAAACCGTTGAAAGTGTTCTAAAATCCAGCTATACATCCTTCGAGATTCTGATCGTAAATGATGGGTCTACGGATCATTCTCTCGCCCTCGCTCAAAATTTAGCGGATCAGCATTCATCGATTTGCGTTCTTTCCTTTGAAAATGGAGGAGTAGCAAAGGCCAGAAATCTAGGCATTCAAGCTGCAAAAGGATCCTATATCCTACCCTTAGACGGGGACGATTTAATTCATGAAAATTACATTGAGGAGGCAGTCAAAATTTTAGAGCAGAAGCCTTCCTCCAAAGTGGTGTACTGTCAGGCGGTGAAATTCAATGAACAAGGTCAAAAACCTTGGAAACTGAAGCCATACAGCAGATACCAACTTGCCCGAGACAATATGATTTTTGTTGCTGCCCTATTTCGGAAATCAGACTGGGAAAAAGTAGGAGGATTTTCTGAGGATATGAAAATGGGACGTGAGGATTGGGAGTTTTGGATCAAAATGCTAAAAGATGGAGGAGAAGTTTACCAGTTGCCATTTGTCGGATTCTACTACCGACTTACCCCTACAAGCAAACGCAAAAAGACAGGTACGAGTCAGAAAAAACGCGAGCGAATCGCCTATTTAAATGCCAAGCACAATGATTTCTTTCAAGAGCAATTGAATGGCCCTCTCCGGATTCAGCGAACCTGGTCCAAACCCTACAATACCCTCATGCGATGGCTAGGCCTCTTGTGA
- a CDS encoding aldehyde dehydrogenase family protein, with translation MSSNFGIQESLNRLGISSQNPGTSTGQVWINSQSNYLASYSPVDGKKIAEIQVTDNDGYEAVVSKSQQAFEIWRQVPAPRRGEIVREIGNALREVKADLGKLVSYEMGKSYQEGLGEVQEMIDICDFAVGLSRQLYGLTMHSERPGHRMYEQWHPLGIVGIISAFNFPVAVWSWNAAIAWVCGDVCIWKPSEKAPLSALACQKIVAPIFEKHGMPEGISSLIVGDYQVGEWMTQDSRVPLISATGSTRMGKIVGKTVAERLGRSLLELGGNNAIVISEHADLDMAIRGALFGAVGTAGQRCTSTRRLIIQENVYEEVKSRLASAYSKLVIGNPLDETNHVGPLIDRDAVNAYLSAIEKVKASGGKAVVAGGVLEGEGFESGCYVLPAIYEAENHFEIVQHETFAPILYLIKYKILPEAIALHNGVPQGLSSAIMTLNMREAEAFLSHVGSDCGIANVNIGTSGAEIGGAFGGEKETGGGRESGSDAWKAYMRRQTNTINYSTALPLAQGIKFDI, from the coding sequence ATGTCTTCTAATTTCGGAATTCAGGAATCCCTAAACCGATTGGGGATTTCTTCCCAAAATCCAGGAACCTCCACCGGTCAGGTGTGGATCAATTCTCAATCCAACTATTTGGCATCTTATTCACCAGTTGATGGGAAAAAGATCGCTGAAATTCAAGTAACGGACAATGATGGCTATGAGGCGGTGGTTTCCAAATCCCAGCAAGCCTTCGAAATCTGGCGACAGGTGCCTGCTCCTCGTCGAGGGGAAATTGTTCGTGAAATTGGTAACGCTCTTCGAGAGGTCAAAGCCGATTTGGGAAAGCTTGTTTCTTATGAAATGGGGAAATCCTACCAAGAAGGACTCGGGGAAGTTCAGGAAATGATCGATATCTGTGATTTTGCGGTTGGACTTTCCAGACAGTTGTATGGATTGACGATGCATTCTGAGCGACCCGGCCACCGGATGTATGAGCAGTGGCATCCACTTGGCATCGTAGGAATTATTTCTGCCTTTAATTTTCCAGTTGCGGTTTGGTCTTGGAATGCTGCCATTGCTTGGGTATGTGGGGATGTCTGTATATGGAAACCCTCCGAAAAGGCGCCTCTGTCTGCCTTGGCTTGTCAAAAAATTGTAGCGCCTATTTTTGAAAAACACGGAATGCCTGAGGGAATCTCCTCTCTGATTGTGGGAGATTACCAAGTAGGAGAATGGATGACTCAAGATTCACGAGTTCCTTTGATTTCTGCTACAGGATCCACCCGAATGGGAAAAATTGTGGGTAAAACTGTCGCCGAGCGATTGGGAAGATCCCTTTTAGAATTGGGAGGCAATAATGCTATTGTGATCTCTGAGCATGCCGATTTGGATATGGCAATTCGCGGAGCTTTGTTTGGTGCGGTAGGGACAGCCGGACAGCGTTGTACCTCAACCCGCAGATTGATCATTCAGGAAAATGTCTACGAAGAAGTAAAATCCAGATTAGCATCTGCTTATTCCAAATTAGTCATTGGTAATCCGCTGGATGAGACTAATCATGTGGGGCCATTGATTGATCGGGATGCAGTCAATGCATATTTATCCGCTATCGAAAAGGTCAAAGCTTCTGGTGGCAAGGCCGTAGTAGCAGGAGGGGTCTTAGAAGGCGAAGGCTTTGAATCAGGATGTTATGTGCTTCCAGCTATTTACGAAGCTGAAAATCACTTCGAGATTGTGCAGCATGAAACTTTTGCCCCTATTCTCTATCTCATTAAATATAAAATCCTGCCTGAAGCGATCGCTCTTCACAATGGAGTGCCTCAAGGACTCTCCTCCGCGATTATGACCTTGAATATGAGGGAGGCAGAAGCTTTCTTATCGCATGTCGGCTCGGATTGTGGCATTGCCAATGTCAATATCGGAACGTCAGGAGCTGAAATTGGGGGTGCATTTGGTGGTGAAAAGGAAACTGGCGGAGGGCGTGAGTCAGGCTCGGATGCTTGGAAAGCCTACATGCGGAGACAAACCAATACGATTAATTACTCCACAGCTTTGCCACTCGCTCAAGGAATCAAATTTGACATTTAA
- a CDS encoding MBL fold metallo-hydrolase, translated as MKVKIWGCRGSLPSPGPENLRYGGNTSCVQITHEKSQLILDAGSGIMRLGKFLSPDLSEIHILLTHLHIDHTLGLGFFLPLYNPKVKVHIYGPAVDGDPLVNRLQRYFSPPLFPVKLSELPVHPHIHELGSEQIQIGPFSVKSAYVCHPGATLGYRVSVGKTSLAYLPDHELQLGAADFPNDPNWTSGFDLADRVDLLFHDGSYTAKEYTGKIGWGHSSVRDSILFGKMCRVKRLGIFHHEPMRTDEQLDEMLENSLRVQTPDFPVEMCAEGMVYQL; from the coding sequence ATGAAAGTGAAAATTTGGGGTTGCCGAGGCTCATTGCCTTCGCCTGGTCCAGAAAATTTGCGGTATGGAGGAAATACTTCCTGTGTTCAAATCACGCATGAGAAAAGTCAACTCATCTTGGATGCAGGTTCGGGAATCATGCGTCTGGGTAAGTTTTTGTCTCCGGATTTGTCGGAGATTCATATTCTATTAACTCATCTCCATATTGACCATACCTTGGGTTTGGGATTTTTCCTTCCACTTTATAATCCTAAAGTCAAGGTGCATATCTATGGTCCTGCGGTAGATGGTGATCCGCTGGTCAATCGACTGCAGCGCTACTTTTCTCCACCTTTATTTCCTGTCAAACTCAGTGAACTCCCCGTCCATCCTCATATTCACGAACTGGGTTCTGAGCAAATTCAAATCGGTCCTTTCTCGGTGAAGTCCGCCTATGTCTGTCATCCTGGGGCAACATTGGGCTACCGGGTTTCAGTGGGCAAGACTTCCTTGGCTTACCTTCCCGATCATGAGCTCCAACTTGGGGCAGCGGATTTTCCGAATGATCCCAATTGGACAAGTGGCTTTGACTTGGCGGATCGAGTGGATTTACTTTTTCATGATGGAAGCTACACTGCGAAGGAATATACCGGCAAGATCGGCTGGGGGCATAGCTCGGTGCGGGATTCGATCCTATTCGGAAAGATGTGTCGGGTGAAGCGATTGGGTATTTTTCACCATGAACCAATGCGAACAGACGAGCAATTGGATGAAATGCTGGAAAACTCCCTGAGAGTGCAAACGCCTGATTTTCCTGTTGAAATGTGCGCTGAGGGAATGGTGTATCAGCTTTGA
- a CDS encoding FkbM family methyltransferase — MSLKSTFKTLYKDFRISLSASENPLFMAFYKHWYKPKPGSLSDFLSTYSLSKKGDFTVIQIGANDGITNDPIHKFIKRDRWKGVLLEPQRSVYEQFLKKIYQKNEGLHPICAAIGENDGMQKLYKIGFSEDRWATGLASFSKEKVEELFENGVVETNCRKFGIPIPTDPERRITFEEVPVVSPATLMKTYQLNRIDLLQIDAEGFDLEVIRIFDVPKSLPQAIIFENVNHEQHELDICYAMLEANGYRLRKFGRDTLAVYQPSEELSRFFS, encoded by the coding sequence ATGTCACTAAAATCTACTTTCAAGACACTCTATAAAGACTTTCGAATCTCCCTTAGTGCTTCTGAAAACCCGCTTTTCATGGCGTTTTATAAGCATTGGTACAAACCAAAACCTGGAAGTCTTTCGGATTTTCTTTCCACCTATTCCTTGAGTAAAAAAGGAGATTTTACGGTGATCCAAATCGGAGCAAATGATGGAATCACCAATGACCCCATCCATAAATTCATCAAAAGAGATCGATGGAAAGGGGTTCTTTTGGAGCCACAGCGCTCGGTTTATGAACAATTTCTTAAAAAAATCTATCAGAAAAACGAAGGCTTACATCCCATTTGCGCAGCAATTGGCGAAAATGACGGCATGCAAAAGCTTTACAAAATCGGATTTAGCGAGGATCGTTGGGCGACAGGGCTAGCCTCTTTTTCCAAAGAAAAAGTAGAGGAACTTTTTGAAAATGGCGTAGTAGAGACCAACTGTCGGAAATTTGGAATTCCAATTCCAACTGATCCTGAGAGACGAATCACCTTTGAAGAAGTCCCAGTGGTAAGTCCAGCCACCTTGATGAAAACCTATCAGCTAAATCGAATTGATTTGCTTCAGATTGATGCTGAAGGATTTGATCTGGAAGTGATCCGAATATTTGATGTACCAAAGAGTTTACCGCAAGCCATCATTTTTGAAAATGTCAACCATGAACAACATGAACTGGACATTTGCTATGCTATGCTTGAAGCAAACGGGTATCGACTCCGTAAATTTGGAAGAGATACCTTGGCTGTTTATCAGCCATCAGAAGAGCTCAGTCGTTTTTTTAGCTAA
- a CDS encoding DUF4421 family protein, which translates to MRHRVLLVVVFSMAFSFQAWATSLLESDSTFLYYRDLSDQLNLRFYFSHKFTEFQLGKDMPVYEPNSGLHMGLGISFQKLTVNLAIPWGFLNPTRQKDWKPNIDLQLHSYTKYWNFDFFGQFYNGYILVPDQSESQILREDVEVRKFGGNAEYVFGGDRISMAAAKDQSQLQLRSAISPMAGFGIYRVRISGDSLFKADQQPVVSRGDFFQFGPSLGVVGTLVFGKGFFLTGAFSGSYSLGYSEGDQNRFTQNWQGRAGYLFRGFAGYNHTRFSINVNYVLKNLDLAEISGLDPSISTGNYRLNFVYRIQPGPNFTRGFSRLNPVNILNRMFAK; encoded by the coding sequence ATGAGACATCGAGTCCTTTTGGTAGTGGTTTTTAGCATGGCCTTTAGTTTCCAGGCATGGGCTACCTCTTTATTGGAATCTGATTCTACCTTTCTCTATTATCGAGATCTTTCAGATCAGCTCAATTTGCGATTTTACTTTTCTCATAAGTTTACCGAATTCCAATTGGGAAAAGACATGCCCGTCTATGAGCCCAATTCCGGCTTGCACATGGGTTTAGGGATAAGTTTCCAAAAGCTCACCGTTAACCTGGCAATACCTTGGGGATTTTTGAACCCGACTCGGCAAAAGGATTGGAAACCAAATATTGATCTCCAGCTCCACAGCTATACCAAATACTGGAATTTTGACTTTTTCGGGCAGTTTTACAACGGCTACATTTTGGTACCTGACCAATCGGAGAGCCAGATCCTCCGCGAGGATGTGGAGGTTCGAAAATTTGGTGGAAATGCCGAATATGTCTTTGGTGGGGATCGTATTTCCATGGCTGCTGCCAAAGATCAATCTCAGTTACAACTTCGCTCGGCAATTTCCCCAATGGCTGGTTTTGGGATCTATCGAGTCCGGATTTCTGGAGATTCTTTATTTAAAGCTGATCAGCAGCCGGTAGTTTCGAGAGGAGATTTCTTCCAGTTTGGCCCCTCGCTTGGGGTGGTGGGAACCTTGGTTTTTGGAAAAGGATTTTTTCTCACTGGAGCATTTTCTGGGAGCTATTCCTTGGGTTATTCTGAAGGAGATCAAAATCGATTTACTCAAAATTGGCAGGGAAGAGCTGGGTATTTGTTCCGTGGATTTGCCGGTTACAATCATACTCGGTTTTCAATAAATGTCAATTATGTACTCAAAAACCTTGATTTGGCTGAAATTTCAGGTTTAGATCCTAGTATATCCACCGGGAATTATCGGTTGAATTTTGTGTATCGAATTCAGCCTGGTCCAAATTTTACCCGTGGGTTTTCTCGATTGAATCCGGTTAATATTTTGAATAGAATGTTTGCCAAGTAG
- a CDS encoding YifB family Mg chelatase-like AAA ATPase, whose protein sequence is MVAKTFGSAVSGVDANLITIEVNVGQGTSFYMVGLPDSAVKESQQRVESALKYFNFRMPRQKIVINLAPADIRKEGSAYDLPIAMGILQASEQVSFPELERYIIMGELSLDGNLRPIKGVLPIAIEARKKGFKGFILPLENAKEASIVNNLDIIGVESLDQAVDFLQGTLDIEPLVTDTREIFYHSLEESEFDFADVQGQENIKRAMEIAAAGGHNVIMIGPPGAGKTMLAKRLPSILPPLTLQEALETTKIHSVAGKLGRNGSLLAQRPFRSPHHTISDVALVGGGGNPQPGEISLAHHGVLFLDELPEFKRTVLEVMRQPLEERKVTISRAKVSVDYPANFMLIASMNPCPCGYYNHPEKECVCGPGIVQRYLNKVSGPLLDRIDLHVEVTPVKFDEMTSTRKAESSKAIRERVILGREKQKVRFQNNPEVYCNAMMPSHMVKEVCQINEAGKTLLKTAMERLGLSARAYDRILKVARTIADIAGSDSIKVEHLAEAIQYRSLDREGWAG, encoded by the coding sequence ATGGTAGCAAAAACTTTTGGAAGCGCGGTATCTGGCGTCGACGCCAACCTAATCACCATCGAAGTCAATGTGGGACAGGGCACGAGCTTTTACATGGTGGGTCTTCCGGACTCCGCAGTTAAAGAATCTCAACAGCGCGTGGAATCCGCCTTGAAGTATTTCAATTTCAGGATGCCCCGCCAAAAAATCGTAATCAACCTAGCGCCGGCAGATATCCGAAAGGAAGGCTCAGCCTATGACCTACCGATCGCTATGGGAATCCTTCAAGCCTCCGAGCAGGTCAGTTTCCCTGAGTTAGAACGCTACATTATTATGGGGGAACTTTCCCTCGACGGGAACCTTCGCCCGATCAAAGGTGTGCTGCCCATTGCAATAGAAGCACGCAAGAAGGGATTTAAAGGATTTATTCTTCCTCTGGAAAATGCCAAAGAAGCTTCCATCGTCAATAACCTGGATATTATCGGCGTGGAATCATTGGACCAAGCAGTGGATTTTCTTCAGGGTACTTTGGACATTGAACCCCTGGTCACCGATACTCGGGAGATCTTTTACCATTCCTTGGAGGAAAGTGAGTTTGACTTTGCGGATGTGCAAGGCCAGGAAAACATCAAGCGTGCCATGGAAATTGCCGCTGCAGGAGGGCACAATGTAATTATGATCGGCCCTCCCGGAGCGGGGAAAACCATGCTTGCCAAACGGCTCCCTTCGATTCTTCCTCCACTCACGCTACAGGAGGCACTCGAAACCACCAAAATTCATTCGGTCGCTGGCAAATTGGGACGCAATGGTTCCCTTCTCGCGCAGCGCCCTTTCCGAAGTCCCCATCATACGATTTCCGATGTAGCCCTCGTTGGCGGGGGTGGTAATCCCCAACCTGGAGAAATCTCGCTCGCGCATCATGGGGTCTTGTTTTTGGATGAACTTCCGGAGTTTAAACGGACTGTTTTGGAAGTCATGCGCCAACCTTTGGAGGAGCGGAAAGTGACCATTTCTCGAGCCAAAGTATCGGTGGATTATCCGGCCAACTTTATGCTGATCGCAAGTATGAACCCTTGCCCTTGTGGCTATTACAACCACCCTGAAAAGGAATGTGTCTGCGGACCGGGAATCGTACAGCGCTACCTCAACAAGGTCAGCGGTCCTTTACTCGACCGCATCGACCTGCATGTGGAAGTGACGCCGGTGAAGTTTGACGAAATGACTTCCACCCGAAAGGCCGAGTCCAGCAAGGCCATCCGGGAGCGGGTGATTTTGGGTAGAGAAAAACAAAAAGTACGCTTCCAAAACAATCCTGAAGTGTATTGCAATGCAATGATGCCTTCCCATATGGTCAAGGAAGTCTGCCAAATCAATGAGGCCGGAAAGACACTTTTAAAAACAGCTATGGAGCGACTAGGGCTATCTGCCCGCGCTTATGATCGAATCCTAAAAGTAGCTCGAACCATCGCAGATATTGCAGGAAGCGATTCCATCAAAGTCGAACATCTTGCCGAAGCCATCCAATATCGAAGCTTAGATCGAGAAGGCTGGGCGGGGTGA
- a CDS encoding 6-phosphofructokinase yields MKKLLVATGGGDCPGLNAVIRGIVKRASQEGDWEVWGSYEAFNGVMEEPARLLRLDDKTVAGIHVLGGTIIGTTNKGNPLKFPVKQADGSVKYINRIPDLVKRLKELGFDAVVNIGGDGSQAISQAMFESGMPVIGVPKTIDNDLSSTDFTFGFQTAVQIASDSFDRLVTTANSHHRVMIMEVMGRNAGWIALHTAISGGAEICLIPEIPYDLNKVIEKIRSRYNNGRGFVNVVIAEGARAKDGTITASKGEEGRNAIRLGGVCFTLSQQLKDAGLEADVRETVLGHTQRGGTPVAFDRIIASVFGVKAMELVLEKKFGQIVILKNNDYSSVSIQEAIKEYNIVDPEGTLVKAAKGLGISFGD; encoded by the coding sequence ATGAAAAAACTTTTGGTAGCAACAGGTGGAGGTGACTGCCCTGGTCTGAATGCGGTAATACGTGGAATTGTGAAGCGAGCCTCTCAGGAGGGAGATTGGGAAGTTTGGGGAAGCTATGAAGCCTTTAATGGAGTCATGGAAGAACCCGCCCGATTACTGCGATTGGATGATAAGACGGTTGCGGGGATTCATGTTCTTGGCGGAACCATCATCGGTACAACCAACAAAGGAAATCCCCTCAAATTCCCGGTAAAACAAGCCGATGGCTCGGTTAAATACATCAATCGAATTCCCGATTTGGTGAAACGCCTGAAGGAGTTGGGATTTGATGCGGTAGTCAATATCGGTGGGGATGGTTCTCAAGCAATTTCTCAGGCGATGTTTGAGTCAGGAATGCCCGTTATCGGCGTGCCCAAAACCATCGATAATGATCTTTCTTCAACAGATTTTACTTTCGGATTTCAAACTGCAGTGCAGATCGCTTCAGATTCCTTTGATCGATTGGTGACTACTGCCAATAGCCACCATCGGGTGATGATTATGGAAGTGATGGGAAGAAATGCAGGGTGGATTGCGCTGCATACCGCGATTTCGGGAGGGGCGGAGATTTGTCTGATTCCGGAGATTCCTTACGATTTGAATAAGGTGATAGAAAAAATTCGAAGTCGTTATAATAATGGGAGAGGCTTTGTCAATGTCGTTATTGCAGAAGGTGCCCGAGCTAAAGACGGAACTATCACGGCCTCCAAAGGTGAAGAAGGGCGAAATGCCATTCGACTCGGAGGTGTTTGTTTTACACTCAGTCAGCAACTGAAAGATGCAGGACTAGAAGCGGATGTACGGGAAACCGTCCTTGGCCACACCCAACGTGGAGGAACTCCTGTCGCTTTTGACCGAATCATTGCTTCAGTCTTTGGTGTCAAAGCCATGGAGTTGGTGTTGGAAAAGAAGTTTGGTCAAATCGTCATTTTGAAAAACAATGATTATTCCTCCGTATCTATCCAAGAAGCCATCAAAGAATACAATATCGTAGACCCCGAAGGGACCTTGGTCAAAGCCGCTAAAGGGCTGGGAATTTCTTTTGGAGACTAA
- a CDS encoding glycosyltransferase family 2 protein, producing the protein MPRALVITPVKNSIETTLDTARAIANSSVKVQHVIFNDFSSEETKAILEEKKGEIGYELIHLEDLTDHPSPNYKLVLQMAQKRAVSENLPLLVVESDVVVQPETVEVLLKSLEEKPKSGLLGSVTVDEKGVVNFPYLKFKGVKQPVISTNRSLSFCCTLFSLDFLKAYDFAGLDEAKDWYDTFISKKAIELGYSNWVLMNAPVWHRPHASRPWKQLKYSNPLKYYFLKFWKGLDKI; encoded by the coding sequence ATGCCCCGAGCTCTTGTCATTACTCCAGTAAAAAATTCAATTGAAACTACCCTTGATACCGCAAGGGCCATTGCAAATTCCTCTGTAAAAGTCCAACATGTGATTTTTAATGACTTTAGTTCGGAGGAAACCAAAGCGATTTTGGAAGAGAAAAAAGGAGAAATCGGTTATGAATTGATTCACCTGGAGGACTTGACGGATCATCCCTCTCCTAATTATAAATTGGTACTTCAAATGGCTCAAAAGCGTGCAGTAAGTGAAAATCTGCCTCTTTTGGTAGTGGAGTCTGACGTGGTTGTACAGCCTGAAACGGTAGAAGTCTTATTGAAAAGTTTGGAAGAAAAACCGAAATCCGGCTTGTTGGGATCGGTCACGGTGGATGAAAAAGGTGTCGTTAATTTCCCGTATCTCAAGTTTAAAGGAGTCAAACAACCAGTAATTTCTACAAATCGCAGTTTGAGTTTTTGTTGTACCTTATTTTCCCTCGACTTTCTCAAAGCCTATGACTTTGCAGGTTTAGACGAGGCAAAGGATTGGTACGATACCTTTATTTCCAAGAAGGCTATTGAACTTGGATATAGTAATTGGGTATTGATGAATGCACCGGTTTGGCATCGTCCCCATGCAAGTCGACCTTGGAAGCAACTTAAATACAGCAATCCCCTGAAATATTACTTTTTGAAATTCTGGAAAGGACTGGATAAGATTTAA
- a CDS encoding PAS domain-containing protein → MPAQSLELILARQFGDSLNLPVFLVDVAGNLLFYNDQAEGILGLRFSDTGGMRIEEWATVFVPKDENGDLLAQDDLPLVKTLNTQKPHHGDFYIDSLKGERISISVSAFPIIGRSNHFYGAMAIFWRKGL, encoded by the coding sequence ATGCCAGCACAATCTTTAGAACTTATTTTGGCGAGACAGTTTGGCGATAGTTTGAATTTGCCCGTTTTTTTAGTGGATGTAGCGGGAAATCTACTGTTCTACAACGATCAAGCAGAAGGTATTTTAGGCCTTCGATTTAGTGACACGGGAGGAATGCGAATCGAAGAATGGGCAACCGTTTTTGTTCCAAAGGATGAAAATGGGGACTTGTTAGCGCAAGATGATTTGCCCTTGGTCAAGACGCTAAACACCCAAAAGCCGCATCATGGAGATTTTTATATTGATAGTCTGAAGGGGGAACGAATTTCCATTTCTGTTTCGGCTTTTCCGATCATCGGAAGATCCAATCATTTTTATGGTGCTATGGCTATTTTTTGGAGAAAGGGCCTATGA